One window of Hymenobacter sp. BRD128 genomic DNA carries:
- a CDS encoding DUF6624 domain-containing protein produces MKYTLLLALGLCWSTAAQAQTTFATLRTQALAAYHNKEYRESAQRYEESFRQKAAQPTASDFYNAACSWALAGEAAKAFQNLDRATTAGWDDMTHLKTDSDLTALHPDKRWEPMLRKLQATVIQAEAKLNQPLKRKLAEILESDQGLRRQIAPTEEKYGSKSPQMDSLWRQMQRADARNLPRVMAIIDKYGWPGTSLVGRSGSLAAFLVIQHSNLATMQKYLPVMRTAAAKGEMAKQNLALVEDRVLTFQNKPQIYGSQLHSNPDTGKIEFLPIADEAHVDERRASMGLEPLADYAKNFGLDYRPVSKHP; encoded by the coding sequence ATGAAATACACTTTACTACTTGCGCTAGGGCTATGCTGGAGCACGGCGGCTCAGGCCCAGACAACTTTTGCCACGCTCCGCACCCAGGCCCTGGCGGCTTACCACAACAAGGAATACCGCGAGTCGGCCCAGCGGTATGAAGAAAGCTTTCGGCAGAAAGCAGCCCAGCCCACCGCAAGCGACTTCTACAATGCGGCGTGCAGCTGGGCGCTGGCGGGCGAGGCCGCGAAGGCTTTCCAAAACCTCGACCGGGCTACCACCGCCGGTTGGGATGACATGACGCACCTCAAAACCGACAGCGACCTCACTGCCTTGCACCCCGATAAGCGCTGGGAACCCATGCTACGCAAGCTGCAAGCCACTGTGATACAAGCCGAAGCCAAGCTTAATCAGCCACTAAAGCGTAAACTGGCCGAAATCCTGGAGTCGGACCAGGGGCTGCGCCGCCAGATAGCCCCCACGGAGGAAAAATACGGCTCCAAATCGCCCCAGATGGATTCGCTGTGGCGCCAGATGCAGCGCGCCGATGCCCGCAACCTGCCCCGCGTCATGGCTATCATCGACAAGTACGGTTGGCCTGGCACTAGCCTGGTGGGCCGTTCGGGCAGCCTGGCGGCCTTCCTCGTTATCCAGCATTCTAACCTGGCTACCATGCAGAAATACCTGCCCGTGATGCGCACAGCGGCCGCCAAGGGCGAAATGGCCAAGCAAAACCTGGCCCTGGTTGAAGACCGGGTGCTGACTTTTCAAAACAAACCGCAGATTTACGGCAGCCAGCTGCACTCCAACCCGGACACGGGCAAAATCGAATTTCTGCCCATCGCTGACGAAGCGCACGTGGATGAGCGACGCGCCAGCATGGGCCTGGAGCCGCTAGCCGACTACGCCAAAAACTTCGGCCTCGACTACCGGCCGGTTTCTAAGCATCCCTAG
- a CDS encoding RluA family pseudouridine synthase, producing the protein MNRPNLWAEGREIIFEDNHLLVINKPAGILVQGDETGDEPLSKKAEEYLKFKYKKPGAAFVGVAHRIDRPVSGIVVLAKTSKALSRLNEMFRDSQMQKTYWALTGKPPVPEQGKLVHWLVKDPMRNVTKAYTDKHGQGQRSELSYELLGPAANRYLLQVNPVTGRPHQIRVQLATGLGTPIVGDVKYGFLNPLPDVSIALHARQLELQHPVTKEAMTFVAPLPDAPHWDAARAFYNEPAG; encoded by the coding sequence GTGAATCGTCCGAACCTGTGGGCCGAAGGCCGGGAAATTATTTTTGAAGACAATCACCTGTTGGTGATTAATAAGCCCGCCGGCATTCTGGTGCAGGGCGACGAAACCGGCGACGAGCCGCTTTCCAAAAAAGCCGAGGAATACCTGAAATTCAAGTATAAAAAGCCCGGCGCCGCCTTCGTGGGCGTGGCCCACCGCATCGACCGGCCGGTGTCGGGCATCGTGGTGCTAGCCAAAACCAGCAAGGCTCTGAGCCGCCTGAACGAGATGTTCCGCGACAGCCAGATGCAGAAAACCTACTGGGCCCTCACCGGCAAGCCGCCCGTGCCCGAGCAGGGCAAGCTGGTGCACTGGCTGGTGAAGGACCCCATGCGCAACGTCACGAAGGCCTACACCGACAAGCACGGCCAGGGTCAGCGCTCCGAGCTGAGCTACGAGCTGCTGGGCCCCGCTGCCAACCGCTATCTGCTGCAAGTGAACCCCGTAACGGGCCGCCCGCACCAGATTCGGGTGCAGCTGGCTACGGGCCTGGGCACCCCTATTGTCGGCGATGTGAAGTACGGCTTCCTCAACCCGCTGCCCGACGTGAGCATCGCGCTGCACGCCCGCCAGCTCGAATTGCAGCACCCGGTTACCAAAGAAGCTATGACCTTTGTGGCACCTCTGCCCGACGCCCCGCACTGGGATGCCGCGCGGGCCTTTTATAACGAGCCGGCTGGCTAG
- the panB gene encoding 3-methyl-2-oxobutanoate hydroxymethyltransferase, giving the protein MSQHKEVKLVTTHQMLAMKQRGEKISMLTAYDYSMAQILDGAGVDVLLVGDSASNVMAGHETTLPITLDQMIYHAQSVVRAVKRAFVVVDMPFGSYQGNSSEALRSAIRIMKESGGHGIKLEGGAEIKDSIVRILTAGIPVMGHLGLTPQSIYKFGTYNVRAKEEAEANKLIEDAHLLQEIGCFGLVLEKIPAALAKRVAEELTIPVIGIGAGPDVDGQVLVVHDVLGITKEFKPRFLRRYAELHDIMTAAVQHYVADVKNREFPSKEEGY; this is encoded by the coding sequence ATGTCGCAGCACAAAGAAGTCAAGCTCGTAACTACCCACCAGATGCTGGCCATGAAGCAGCGGGGCGAAAAAATCTCCATGCTCACGGCCTACGACTACTCGATGGCCCAGATTCTGGACGGCGCCGGCGTGGATGTACTGCTTGTGGGCGACTCGGCCTCCAATGTGATGGCGGGCCACGAAACCACCTTGCCCATCACCCTTGACCAGATGATTTACCACGCCCAGAGCGTGGTGCGCGCCGTAAAACGCGCCTTTGTGGTGGTCGATATGCCTTTTGGCTCGTACCAGGGCAACAGCAGCGAGGCGCTGCGCTCGGCCATCCGCATCATGAAAGAAAGCGGCGGCCACGGCATCAAGCTCGAAGGCGGGGCCGAAATTAAGGACAGCATCGTGCGCATTCTCACGGCCGGCATTCCGGTGATGGGTCACCTTGGCCTTACGCCCCAAAGTATCTATAAATTTGGCACTTACAACGTGCGCGCCAAGGAAGAAGCCGAGGCCAACAAGTTGATTGAAGACGCCCACCTGCTCCAGGAAATCGGCTGCTTCGGGCTGGTGCTGGAAAAGATTCCGGCGGCCCTAGCCAAGCGCGTGGCCGAGGAGCTCACCATCCCGGTTATTGGCATCGGCGCCGGCCCCGACGTAGATGGCCAGGTGCTGGTCGTGCACGACGTGCTCGGCATCACCAAGGAGTTTAAGCCGCGCTTTCTGCGGCGCTACGCCGAGCTGCACGACATCATGACTGCCGCTGTGCAGCACTACGTGGCCGACGTAAAAAATCGCGAATTTCCGAGCAAGGAAGAAGGCTATTAG
- a CDS encoding redoxin family protein has product MKALTLWLTGLSLLATPVVAQTTAELRGHLTNTGTEKLLLSWWSQPLATHEQQRAVHVGPNGDFSISVPVSRPTLAQFSYGDEEMPVFLEPGDVLELRGDAADLAATGKFDSGDGGAHRPAAAANNYLQDLSRKYLNNEDYQVLPENIKLLEKGFLSFLDYRRDHESSLLKQASHRGNFTPAFEAYAEADIAYAYAEDRLTYADLREQTVAGQPRIELSADYYNFLQEPGLLPGNELAVTSQHYQDFLLDYVHYQARITGHQPTNPDYYPVCYQLADKLLRAQARPVVLGRIVLETIRQGHVAHAQAMLNTYAATAQAPAGWVALLRTDLADNQSFAIGSAAPPVLLRTVDGQNLSLADFRGKLVYLMFWDSRFPASQREIPFLKELTASLAGQPIVIVMAALDESLTNWQQTVACAEPALSGVQAYVPTGQREAVRQAYSIERLPSAVVIAEDGTLLDLHPRVLSSRALQDDLKAAVGRAAAYRAVALNKL; this is encoded by the coding sequence ATGAAAGCACTAACCCTTTGGCTGACAGGTCTGAGCCTGCTGGCAACTCCCGTGGTGGCCCAAACTACGGCCGAGCTGCGCGGCCACCTGACTAACACTGGCACCGAAAAGCTGCTACTGAGCTGGTGGAGCCAGCCGCTAGCCACCCACGAGCAGCAGCGCGCCGTGCACGTCGGGCCCAACGGCGACTTTAGTATCTCGGTGCCCGTTTCGCGGCCTACGCTGGCGCAGTTCAGCTACGGCGACGAGGAAATGCCCGTTTTTTTGGAGCCTGGCGACGTGCTGGAACTGCGCGGCGATGCCGCAGACCTGGCTGCCACCGGTAAGTTTGACTCTGGCGATGGCGGCGCCCACCGGCCGGCCGCAGCGGCCAATAATTACTTGCAAGACCTGAGCCGTAAATATCTGAACAACGAAGATTATCAAGTATTACCGGAAAATATTAAGCTGTTAGAAAAAGGCTTTCTATCGTTTCTGGATTACCGGCGCGACCACGAAAGCAGCTTGTTGAAGCAGGCTAGCCACCGCGGCAATTTTACGCCCGCTTTTGAGGCCTACGCCGAGGCCGATATTGCTTATGCCTACGCCGAAGACCGCCTCACCTACGCCGACCTGCGCGAGCAAACTGTGGCCGGCCAGCCGCGCATCGAGCTCTCGGCCGACTACTATAATTTTCTGCAAGAACCTGGCCTGCTGCCCGGCAATGAGCTGGCCGTGACCAGCCAGCACTATCAGGATTTTCTGCTGGATTACGTGCATTACCAGGCCCGCATTACTGGCCACCAGCCAACAAACCCCGATTATTACCCCGTGTGCTACCAGCTGGCCGACAAGTTATTGCGCGCGCAGGCTCGCCCCGTAGTGCTGGGTCGCATTGTGCTCGAAACCATCCGGCAGGGGCACGTGGCGCACGCCCAGGCCATGCTGAACACTTACGCCGCTACGGCCCAGGCGCCGGCTGGCTGGGTGGCCCTGCTGCGCACCGACCTAGCCGATAATCAGTCGTTTGCCATCGGCAGTGCTGCGCCGCCGGTACTCTTGCGCACCGTTGATGGTCAAAATCTGTCGCTGGCCGACTTCCGGGGCAAGCTGGTGTACCTGATGTTCTGGGACAGTCGTTTCCCGGCTAGCCAGCGCGAAATCCCCTTTCTAAAAGAACTAACTGCCAGCCTAGCGGGCCAGCCCATCGTCATCGTCATGGCCGCCTTAGACGAGTCGCTCACCAACTGGCAGCAAACGGTGGCCTGCGCCGAGCCCGCGCTGAGCGGCGTGCAGGCCTACGTGCCGACGGGGCAGCGCGAGGCCGTGCGCCAGGCCTACAGTATTGAGCGCCTGCCTAGTGCCGTCGTCATTGCCGAAGACGGCACCTTGCTCGACCTGCACCCGCGCGTGCTTAGCAGCCGCGCCCTGCAAGACGACCTCAAGGCGGCCGTGGGCCGCGCCGCTGCCTACCGCGCCGTAGCGCTTAATAAGCTATAA
- a CDS encoding LysM peptidoglycan-binding domain-containing protein, whose translation MRKLFPALLLGLASRPALAAAPPTVPASLDVAGLHLTLDDEARQLVQAKVNSLCRHPASFEARVALAEAAFPLIDQVLAEEGVPADFRYLVLQESALQGNAESAHGAVGYWQLKRETALSLGLTVNGSIDERRHLTASTRAAARYLTRNNATLHNWANALLSYNTGLGGVRPYTQPADADATDMAFTADTNQYLLDFLAQKIAFEPVCAQHAVPFVPWREVPAAPGQTLAEQAAALTTDPDALAQLNPWLLARAVPQDGHAYTLLVPLAGAPPVAASPAPAHTSTLPAAALPAPTYLRINGIKAMLARPGETAAALAQRGGASLGFFLKVNELDHDEPLAPGEPYFFQRKKEAAEEDYHVLAPGQSLAAVAQHYGVLRHALRTFNHLPNDEAIRPGLVLWLSHSRPRNIAAEYQPVPGTRPVATARPVPLPASTPAPVVVASPAPDDNDELASINDLPTEVPGPPVQPLPVPHPAVVVASPAAPSRPALLAPVAVRPVAAPTARPMADFSHPYLVAPGETLYALARRVGVRPAELAAWNAISPATPLRAGQLLHLSPPAAEPALPSEYGLPGVYTVASGDTFYSISRRYNCTVAELLAHNERATLALRVGETLRVPRQ comes from the coding sequence ATGAGAAAACTTTTCCCGGCCTTGCTGCTGGGGCTAGCCAGCCGCCCGGCGCTGGCCGCCGCCCCGCCCACCGTGCCCGCCAGCCTCGACGTGGCGGGCCTGCACCTGACCCTGGACGATGAAGCCCGGCAGCTGGTGCAGGCTAAGGTAAACAGCCTCTGCCGCCACCCGGCGTCGTTTGAGGCGCGGGTGGCGCTGGCCGAGGCCGCGTTTCCGCTCATCGACCAGGTGCTGGCCGAGGAAGGCGTACCGGCCGATTTTCGCTACCTGGTGCTCCAGGAAAGCGCCTTGCAGGGCAACGCCGAGAGCGCGCACGGAGCCGTGGGCTACTGGCAGCTCAAGCGCGAAACCGCCCTCAGCCTGGGCCTGACCGTGAACGGCAGCATCGACGAGCGCCGCCACCTCACGGCCAGCACGCGCGCCGCCGCCCGCTACCTCACCCGCAATAACGCCACGCTGCACAACTGGGCCAATGCCCTGCTCAGCTACAATACCGGCCTGGGCGGCGTGCGCCCCTACACCCAACCCGCCGACGCCGACGCCACCGATATGGCTTTCACGGCCGATACCAACCAGTATCTACTCGATTTTCTGGCTCAAAAAATTGCCTTTGAGCCGGTCTGCGCCCAGCACGCGGTGCCCTTTGTGCCCTGGCGCGAGGTGCCCGCCGCCCCCGGCCAAACGCTAGCTGAGCAGGCCGCTGCCCTTACCACCGACCCTGACGCCCTGGCCCAGCTCAACCCCTGGCTACTAGCCCGCGCCGTGCCGCAGGATGGCCACGCCTACACCCTGCTCGTGCCGCTGGCCGGCGCGCCACCCGTGGCCGCTAGCCCGGCGCCGGCGCACACCTCAACCCTGCCCGCCGCGGCGTTGCCTGCGCCTACCTACCTGCGCATCAATGGAATAAAAGCAATGTTGGCCCGCCCCGGTGAAACGGCCGCGGCCCTGGCCCAGCGCGGCGGGGCTAGCCTAGGCTTCTTCTTGAAAGTGAATGAGCTGGACCACGACGAGCCGCTGGCTCCCGGCGAGCCCTACTTCTTTCAGCGCAAAAAGGAAGCGGCTGAGGAGGACTACCACGTGCTGGCGCCCGGCCAGAGCCTGGCCGCCGTGGCCCAGCACTACGGCGTGCTGCGCCACGCCCTGCGCACCTTCAACCACCTGCCCAACGACGAGGCCATTCGCCCGGGCCTGGTGCTGTGGCTGAGCCACAGCCGCCCGCGCAACATTGCGGCCGAGTATCAGCCGGTGCCGGGTACGCGGCCGGTAGCAACCGCCCGGCCGGTGCCTTTGCCAGCGTCCACCCCGGCGCCGGTAGTAGTCGCCAGCCCTGCCCCTGATGACAACGATGAGCTAGCCAGCATCAACGACTTGCCAACCGAGGTGCCGGGCCCGCCGGTGCAGCCCCTGCCCGTGCCGCACCCGGCCGTGGTGGTGGCTAGCCCGGCTGCTCCCAGCCGCCCGGCCCTACTGGCCCCGGTGGCGGTGCGGCCGGTAGCAGCACCGACGGCTCGCCCAATGGCCGATTTTAGCCATCCCTACCTGGTGGCACCCGGCGAAACGCTGTATGCGCTCGCGCGCCGCGTGGGGGTGCGCCCCGCCGAGCTAGCCGCCTGGAACGCCATCTCGCCCGCTACCCCGCTGCGGGCCGGCCAGCTGCTGCACCTCAGCCCGCCCGCCGCCGAGCCAGCTTTGCCTAGCGAATACGGCCTCCCCGGTGTGTATACGGTAGCTAGCGGCGATACCTTTTACAGTATTTCGCGGCGCTACAACTGCACCGTAGCTGAGCTACTGGCGCACAACGAGCGCGCTACCCTGGCATTGCGCGTTGGGGAAACGTTGCGCGTGCCCCGGCAGTAG
- a CDS encoding TonB-dependent receptor, giving the protein MRLLLFASLAWLLTFSAAAQSTVRGKVLDGKDQSPLIGANAVLIHLPDSVRTGSAVGADGSFEITGVAPGRYVFLASFIGYRDQRQPLTVPAGGAPITIGTVSLATGGVALKTVVVTGQAVQAVQHGDTTSLNAKAFKVNQDATAGDLVTKMPGISVDASGKTQAQGEQVQQVLVDGKPFFGTDPDAVLKNLPAEAIDRVEIFDQQSEQSRFSGFNDGNTQKTLNIITKPQFRNGQFGRAVVGAGPGSSPTSNQAGRYRASLNLNDFHGDRRMTVLAQSNNVNEQNFGTDDLLGVIGNSAPGGGRGGGGGGSGANPGDFLVNQSGGISKTTAAGLNYSNTWNKKTELTGSYFYNHSNNTLNSTTNRQFVTGALYNENSLSGSANTNHRANFRLDQKIDSMTSVLFRPRLSWQQNDASKTLAGITSRENVTQSQINTLYQSNNQAINPGGDVLLRRKLGRRAGRTLSLSLNGQYTGRTGTSILNTTNIGSTATNLNQKSLLTQNSGSIAGNLSYTEPVGQHAQLQANYALSYAPNNSDKRTYDFNNGDQQYSRLDTALSNVFTNYYLTQGGGLSYRYNTRKIQASIGANGQVARLQGDQTFPRPGPVDYTFYSVLPQAMLMWRPDREHNLRLFYRTNTNAPSINQLQAVVNNSNPLQLTIGNPFLHQEYAHNMVARYSATKAGKSSNFFALLAGSYTQNPISNRTIVASRDTTIVPVGTDQALRLPAGGQLTQSTNLQQQYTLRALASYGRPLTVIKSNINLSLGANYNQTPGLVNEQLNYARTPSLTGGLTLSSNVSEKLDFTLFSNSTQSYERNTLRKQLDNRYFNQLTRLRLSWIVGPGISFQTDITHTLYRGLSAAYNQDYVLWNASIGKKIFPGQRGEIKLYAFDILKQNRAIQRNVTVAYYEDVQTTVLQQYFMLMFTYNIRSANMTTLPTAPDGPGGRRGRGGFDGPPGGGGGPPGGGPGGFGGPPGG; this is encoded by the coding sequence ATGCGCTTGCTACTCTTCGCTAGCCTGGCCTGGCTGCTTACTTTCAGCGCGGCTGCTCAAAGCACCGTGCGCGGCAAGGTGCTCGATGGCAAAGACCAGAGCCCGCTCATCGGGGCCAATGCCGTGCTCATTCACCTGCCCGACTCGGTGCGCACCGGCTCGGCCGTGGGGGCCGACGGCAGCTTTGAGATAACGGGCGTGGCGCCGGGGCGCTACGTGTTTCTGGCCTCGTTCATTGGCTACCGCGACCAGCGCCAGCCCCTTACCGTGCCGGCCGGCGGCGCGCCCATCACCATTGGCACCGTGAGCCTGGCCACCGGCGGTGTGGCCCTGAAAACGGTGGTGGTGACGGGCCAGGCGGTGCAGGCCGTGCAGCACGGCGACACCACCAGCCTCAATGCCAAGGCTTTTAAGGTAAATCAGGACGCTACGGCCGGCGACCTCGTGACCAAGATGCCGGGCATCTCGGTCGATGCCTCGGGCAAAACCCAGGCCCAGGGCGAGCAGGTGCAGCAGGTGCTCGTCGATGGCAAGCCTTTCTTCGGCACTGACCCCGACGCGGTGCTCAAAAACCTGCCGGCCGAGGCCATCGACCGGGTCGAGATATTTGACCAGCAGAGCGAGCAAAGCCGCTTTTCGGGCTTCAACGATGGCAATACCCAGAAGACGCTGAATATCATCACTAAGCCGCAGTTTCGCAACGGGCAGTTTGGGCGGGCCGTGGTGGGCGCCGGGCCGGGCAGCTCGCCCACCAGCAACCAGGCTGGCCGCTACCGGGCTAGCCTGAATCTCAACGACTTTCACGGCGACCGGCGCATGACGGTGCTGGCCCAGAGCAACAACGTGAACGAGCAAAACTTCGGCACCGACGACCTGCTGGGGGTTATCGGCAACTCGGCCCCCGGCGGGGGGCGGGGCGGCGGGGGCGGCGGCTCGGGCGCTAACCCCGGCGATTTTTTGGTGAACCAGAGCGGCGGCATCAGCAAGACCACGGCGGCGGGCCTCAACTACTCGAATACCTGGAATAAAAAGACGGAGCTAACCGGCAGCTATTTCTACAACCACTCGAATAACACGCTGAACAGCACCACCAACCGCCAGTTTGTGACCGGGGCGCTGTACAACGAAAATTCGCTGTCGGGCAGCGCCAACACCAACCACCGCGCCAATTTCCGGCTCGACCAGAAAATCGACTCCATGACGTCGGTGCTGTTTCGGCCGCGCCTTTCGTGGCAGCAAAACGACGCCAGCAAGACGCTGGCCGGCATCACTTCGCGGGAAAATGTGACGCAGAGCCAGATTAATACGCTGTACCAGAGCAACAATCAGGCAATCAACCCCGGCGGCGACGTGCTGCTGCGCCGCAAGCTGGGCCGCCGCGCCGGGCGCACGCTCTCGCTCAGCCTCAACGGCCAGTATACCGGGCGCACGGGCACGTCCATTCTCAACACCACCAACATCGGCAGCACGGCCACCAACCTCAACCAGAAGTCGCTGCTGACCCAAAACAGCGGCAGCATCGCCGGCAACCTGTCTTATACCGAGCCGGTGGGCCAGCACGCCCAGCTGCAAGCCAACTACGCCCTGAGCTACGCGCCCAACAACTCGGATAAGCGTACCTACGACTTCAACAACGGCGACCAGCAATACTCGCGCCTCGACACAGCGCTGAGCAACGTCTTTACTAATTACTATCTTACGCAGGGCGGCGGGCTGAGCTACCGCTACAATACGCGCAAAATTCAGGCCTCCATCGGGGCCAACGGGCAGGTGGCGCGCCTGCAAGGCGACCAGACGTTTCCGCGCCCCGGCCCGGTCGATTATACGTTTTACAGCGTGCTGCCCCAGGCCATGCTGATGTGGCGGCCCGACCGCGAGCACAACCTGCGGCTGTTTTACCGCACCAACACCAACGCGCCGAGCATCAACCAGCTGCAAGCCGTGGTGAACAACTCGAACCCCTTGCAGCTGACCATCGGCAACCCGTTCCTGCACCAGGAATACGCCCACAATATGGTGGCCCGCTACTCGGCTACCAAGGCCGGCAAGTCGAGTAATTTTTTCGCCCTGCTCGCGGGCAGCTACACCCAGAACCCCATCTCGAACCGCACCATCGTGGCGAGCCGCGATACTACCATCGTGCCCGTCGGCACCGACCAGGCCCTGCGCCTGCCGGCCGGCGGCCAGCTCACGCAATCCACTAATCTTCAGCAGCAGTACACGCTGCGGGCGCTGGCTAGCTACGGCCGGCCGCTGACGGTTATCAAGTCGAATATTAACCTGAGCCTGGGTGCCAACTACAACCAAACTCCGGGCCTGGTGAATGAGCAGCTCAACTACGCCCGCACGCCCTCGCTCACGGGCGGCCTCACGCTGAGCAGCAACGTGAGCGAGAAGCTGGACTTCACGCTCTTCTCCAACTCGACGCAGAGCTACGAGCGTAATACGCTACGCAAACAATTGGATAACAGGTACTTTAATCAACTTACCCGCCTGCGCCTGAGCTGGATTGTGGGGCCGGGCATCTCGTTCCAGACCGACATAACCCACACGCTGTACCGGGGCCTGAGTGCCGCCTACAACCAGGATTATGTGCTCTGGAATGCCAGCATCGGCAAGAAGATTTTTCCGGGCCAGCGCGGCGAAATCAAGCTCTACGCCTTCGATATTCTCAAGCAGAACCGCGCCATTCAGCGCAACGTGACGGTGGCGTACTACGAAGACGTGCAAACCACGGTCTTGCAGCAGTATTTCATGCTGATGTTTACCTACAATATCCGCTCGGCTAATATGACGACCCTGCCCACCGCCCCCGATGGCCCCGGGGGCCGGCGCGGGCGCGGCGGCTTTGATGGCCCGCCCGGTGGCGGCGGTGGCCCACCCGGTGGTGGCCCCGGTGGCTTTGGCGGCCCTCCCGGCGGCTAG
- a CDS encoding O-methyltransferase: MSDFDSPLQAYANQHTAPEPPLLHQLWRETHLQLLMPRMATGHWQGRLLSLLSHLLRPSRILEIGTFTGYATLSLAEGLAPNGGHLHTIEINPERESRIRRYVAAAGLAGRVSLHIGDARDVLAGLVGEVWDLVFIDADKLHNARYFELVISQVRSGGLVVVDNVLWGGKALPAYPLKANDHDTRAVRAFNEQVRHDPRVVPLLLPVRDGLLLLRKI; the protein is encoded by the coding sequence ATGTCCGATTTCGACTCTCCTCTCCAGGCCTACGCCAACCAGCATACCGCGCCCGAGCCGCCGCTGCTGCACCAGTTGTGGCGCGAAACCCACTTGCAGCTGCTGATGCCGCGCATGGCCACCGGCCACTGGCAGGGCCGGCTGCTGAGCTTGCTTTCGCACCTCCTCAGGCCGAGCCGCATTCTGGAAATCGGCACTTTCACCGGCTACGCTACTTTGAGCCTGGCCGAGGGGCTAGCCCCGAATGGCGGCCACCTGCACACCATCGAAATCAACCCCGAGCGCGAAAGCCGCATCCGGCGCTACGTGGCGGCGGCGGGGCTGGCCGGGCGCGTGAGCCTGCACATCGGCGACGCGCGCGATGTTTTGGCCGGCTTGGTCGGCGAAGTATGGGATTTAGTCTTTATTGACGCCGACAAGCTGCATAATGCCCGGTACTTTGAGCTTGTAATCAGCCAGGTGCGCTCTGGTGGGCTGGTGGTGGTGGATAATGTGCTGTGGGGCGGCAAGGCCTTGCCCGCTTATCCGCTCAAAGCCAATGACCACGACACCCGCGCCGTGCGTGCTTTCAACGAGCAAGTGCGGCACGACCCGCGCGTGGTACCGCTGCTGCTGCCCGTGCGCGATGGGCTGCTGCTGCTGCGTAAAATTTAA
- a CDS encoding YDG/SRA domain-containing protein, which produces MAASPVFGHVGTAQPGDLFASRLELSLRGQHRPRRAGVGATAALGAESIVLAEQYEDDAYHDDHFWYAGSGGRDPKTGRQVTDQAPNDYRNQGLMRSERTGQPVRVFRRIAPGGDRQFRYEGLWQVVAHTYGPGKSGFQVFRFKLKPWQ; this is translated from the coding sequence ATGGCGGCCTCCCCGGTTTTTGGCCACGTAGGCACGGCGCAGCCGGGCGACTTGTTTGCCTCGCGGTTGGAGCTTTCGCTACGGGGCCAGCACCGGCCGCGGCGGGCCGGCGTGGGGGCTACGGCCGCCTTGGGTGCCGAAAGTATCGTGCTGGCCGAGCAGTACGAAGACGATGCTTACCATGACGACCACTTCTGGTATGCGGGCAGCGGCGGACGCGACCCCAAAACCGGCCGGCAAGTAACCGACCAAGCCCCCAACGATTACCGCAACCAGGGCCTCATGCGCAGCGAGCGCACGGGCCAGCCGGTGCGGGTATTTCGGCGCATCGCGCCGGGTGGCGACCGGCAATTTCGCTACGAAGGGCTGTGGCAGGTAGTGGCGCACACCTACGGCCCAGGTAAATCGGGCTTTCAAGTATTTCGCTTTAAACTGAAACCGTGGCAGTAG